The proteins below come from a single Mustela erminea isolate mMusErm1 chromosome 14, mMusErm1.Pri, whole genome shotgun sequence genomic window:
- the LDB3 gene encoding LIM domain-binding protein 3 isoform X7, which translates to MSYSVTLTGPGPWGFRLQGGKDFNMPLTISRITPGSKAAQSQLSQGDLVVAIDGVNTDTMTHLEAQNKIKSASYNLSLTLQKSKRPIPISTTAPPVQSPLPVIPHQKDPARDTNGSPAALSPNPEARASLGTPGTPELRHTFSSFSQTSVFSSHTEASEPGPPRGSPGAKTSLEGALDSFSPKAPQGSSQPRQYNNPIGLYSAETLREMAQMYQMSLRGKASGAGLPGGSLPIKDLAVDSASPVYQAVIKNQNKPEDEADEWARRSSNLQSRSFRILAQMTGTEYMQDPDEEALRRSRERFETERNSPRFAKLRNWHHGLSAQILNVKS; encoded by the exons ATGTCTTACAGCGTGACCCTGACCGGGCCCGGGCCCTGGGGCTTCCGTCTCCAGGGAGGCAAGGACTTCAACATGCCTCTCACTATCTCCCGG ATCACACCGGGGAGCAAGGCCGCCCAGTCCCAGCTCAGCCAGGGTGACCTCGTGGTGGCCATCGACGGAGTCAACACAGACACCATGACCCACCTGGAAGCTCAGAACAAGATCAAGTCTGCTAGCTACAACCTGAGTCTCACACTGCAGAA GTCAAAGCGCCCCATCCCCATCTCCACAACAGCACCCCCGGTCCAGTCCCCTCTGCCAGTGATCCCCCACCAGAAG GACCCCGCTCGGGACACGAACGGCAGCCCGGCGGCCCTCAGCCCCAACCCTGAGGCAAGGGCGAGTCTGGGCACCCCGGGCACCCCGGAGCTCAGGCACACCTTTAGCTCCTTCTCCCAGACCTCCGTCTTCTCCTCACACACCGAGGCCTCTGAGCCCGGCCCTCCGCGGGGCAGCCCAGGGGCCAAGACCAGCCTGGAGGGAGCCCTGGACTCATTCAGCCCGAAAGCCCCGCAGGGCTCGAGCCAGCCAAGGCAGTATAACAACCCCATTGGCCTGTactcagcagagaccctgaggGAGATGGCTCAGATGTATCAGATGAGCCTCCGAGGGAAGGCCTCAGGTGCTGGACTCCCAGGAGG GAGCCTTCCTATTAAAGACCTTGCCGTGGACAGTGCCTCCCCCGTGTACCAGGCCGTGATTAAGAACCAGAACAAGCCGGAAGACGAGGCTGACGAGTGGGCCCGACGCTCTTCCAACCTGCAGTCTCGCTCTTTCCGTATCTTGGCCCAGATGACGGGGACAGAATACA TGCAAGACCCTGATGAAGAAGCTTTACGACGGTCAAG